The proteins below are encoded in one region of Coffea arabica cultivar ET-39 chromosome 4c, Coffea Arabica ET-39 HiFi, whole genome shotgun sequence:
- the LOC113740028 gene encoding large ribosomal subunit protein uL30y-like isoform X2, translating into MAEEEPKPLNYIPEVILKKRKNNEEWAIRRKQQLEQRVKRLKSDNFVIKKPEQFIREYRDREMDLVQMKNRKKQHIRSGVIPDSKLLFVIRIGGKNDMHPNTRKVLYSLRLRRVFNGVFLKANGRIMEILKKVEPYITYGYPNLKSVKDLIYKKGVAKFEKQRVPLTDNNIVEQALGQFNIICLEDIVNEITNVGPHFQEVSSFLCPFTLNKPVKALQGKRRRYKDGGDSGNREDDINELLRKMN; encoded by the exons ATGGCGGAAGAGGAGCCGAAGCCGTTGAATTACATACCAGAGGTGAtattgaagaagaggaaaaacaaTGAGGAGTGGGCGATTAGGAGAAAGCAGCAGTTGGAGCAGAGAGTTAAGAGGCTCAAGTCGGATAATTTCGTTATTAAGAAGCCTGAACAGTTCATCCGAGAATATCGCGACAGG GAGATGGACCTTGTCCAAATGAAAAACAGGAAGAAGCAACATATAAGGAGTGGCGTGATACCCGACTCCAAGCTTCTATTTGTCATACGCATAGGAGG AAAGAATGATATGCATCCAAACACACGGAAAGTTTTGTATTCCTTGAGACTGAGGAGAGTATTTAATGGTGTCTTTCTCAAGGCGAATGGAAGGATAATGGAGATTTTGAAGAAAGTGGAGCCTTACATCACTTATGG GTATCCTAATCTGAAGAGTGTGAAGGATTTGATATACAAGAAAGGCGtggcaaaatttgaaaaacagaGGGTTCCTTTAACTGACAACAACATTGTTGAACAG GCATTGGGCCAGTTTAACATAATATGCTTAGAAGATATTGTAAATGAGATCACAAATGTCGGCCCACACTTTCAGGAGGTCTCTAGTTTTCTTTGCCCTTTTACTCTCAACAAGCCTGTAAAGGCATTGCAGGGCAAGAGGAGACGATACAAGGACGGTGGGGATTCTGGAAATCGTGAGGATGACATCAATGAGCTGCTTCGCAAGATGAATTAA
- the LOC113740028 gene encoding large ribosomal subunit protein uL30y-like isoform X1 produces the protein MSLGFNKDWQPCIYLPRSLYLFSAIGPRLLIAPTGVSPRFNTMAEEEPKPLNYIPEVILKKRKNNEEWAIRRKQQLEQRVKRLKSDNFVIKKPEQFIREYRDREMDLVQMKNRKKQHIRSGVIPDSKLLFVIRIGGKNDMHPNTRKVLYSLRLRRVFNGVFLKANGRIMEILKKVEPYITYGYPNLKSVKDLIYKKGVAKFEKQRVPLTDNNIVEQALGQFNIICLEDIVNEITNVGPHFQEVSSFLCPFTLNKPVKALQGKRRRYKDGGDSGNREDDINELLRKMN, from the exons ATGTCACTAGGGTTTAATAAGGATTGGCAGCCTTGTATATATCTTCCCCGCTCTCTCTATTTGTTCTCCGCAATAGGACCGCGACTGCTTATCGCCCCGACGGGTGTTTCTCCG AGATTTAATACTATGGCGGAAGAGGAGCCGAAGCCGTTGAATTACATACCAGAGGTGAtattgaagaagaggaaaaacaaTGAGGAGTGGGCGATTAGGAGAAAGCAGCAGTTGGAGCAGAGAGTTAAGAGGCTCAAGTCGGATAATTTCGTTATTAAGAAGCCTGAACAGTTCATCCGAGAATATCGCGACAGG GAGATGGACCTTGTCCAAATGAAAAACAGGAAGAAGCAACATATAAGGAGTGGCGTGATACCCGACTCCAAGCTTCTATTTGTCATACGCATAGGAGG AAAGAATGATATGCATCCAAACACACGGAAAGTTTTGTATTCCTTGAGACTGAGGAGAGTATTTAATGGTGTCTTTCTCAAGGCGAATGGAAGGATAATGGAGATTTTGAAGAAAGTGGAGCCTTACATCACTTATGG GTATCCTAATCTGAAGAGTGTGAAGGATTTGATATACAAGAAAGGCGtggcaaaatttgaaaaacagaGGGTTCCTTTAACTGACAACAACATTGTTGAACAG GCATTGGGCCAGTTTAACATAATATGCTTAGAAGATATTGTAAATGAGATCACAAATGTCGGCCCACACTTTCAGGAGGTCTCTAGTTTTCTTTGCCCTTTTACTCTCAACAAGCCTGTAAAGGCATTGCAGGGCAAGAGGAGACGATACAAGGACGGTGGGGATTCTGGAAATCGTGAGGATGACATCAATGAGCTGCTTCGCAAGATGAATTAA